The genomic region GGCCTGTTAGAACTATTGAACTATATTGCAGGGGTAGTGTAGTTGGGGGAAGATTTTACACTTCTCTTAAAATGTGGACATCCTCTTTTCTTCCTGCCTGGAACTTGAATACTTCTAAGTCTGGAGATAATTTGACAATAaagttttcatttgataaaaacaaaaaatcagaaTTTGAATCTCTCCTTTTGTTTTTCCAGATTAAAGTTCCTCAACTTGCTTTGGTGGAGTTAGGGTTTACTAAGAGGTCTGACGATTATGTTTGCTTCTCAAGTATCAAGAATTGGAGTTTTGATACTGAAACAGCTCTCCAGAGGTATGtactaaaatattttatttagcTAATGCCTGTTTGAAGCTCACCTTGTTAAAAGCCAAACTGTTTTTTCTAAAGTATTTTCTACTCACTTTGATGTTATTCTGTGATCATTCTCAAAACGTTTCCCAATATCATGCTTCTTTTACAAACTGCAGGCAAATCCGCATCTATAACCAGAGCAGGATATACTAGTAATTCTTACAGACATTACTTGCAACCTCTGGTCAGTTACCACCTCCAATATAAATTAATATCCTATGAGTGATCACTTCACTTGAACAGCTATTGgtgaaacctttttttttttttttttttttgcagtaaTCATCCTGTATgcataatttttatgtttatctGTAGTCTGTACTCATGATGGGCAGAAGAAACCAAGCAATCAAAGAAACCATTAATGAATTTTCACCAATGAATTGATCTGGATCTTATTTTTCTAGTGACCACTTTCGTCTTCAAATGAGGGGGTACTTGTACTAATTGGTATGATCTGCAAGGTCTAGTCCTATGAGAATTATTGGGTAGGAAAGGAGAGCCGTTAAACATATGGGTgcatttgttgcaccggactatctcAAATTGGACTAACTTTGAAGTATAAAGGGGATGGTTGGGGGTGGGATCATGTGTGATTGGCTCGAAGGTGGGAGGGAGATGGGGAAGGGTCTGCGATCAAGGAGTCTGGACTGGGTTTTATGTTTTCTGGGTTTGATTTGCGCTCGTATGCTGTTTTCTTTCTAGTCCGGCTTAATACCGAGCTTTTACTCGGGATTGCTTAGCGTGATTTAGTGAGGCATGGAGTATAGGCAAGTCTGGGTTAGTCTCATTTAAGTTAGTCCTTGGTCATACCAAACTAGCAAGTCCACTCCTACCTAAGAAGGTGAAACAAATGGGGGCCTTTATGATTTCTTCTTTCATTTCTTGATGGTGCTATATTAGAACCATCACTTTCACCCTGACATTTGAGAAGCCCAAGTTGAATTAACTACTACCTATGTTCATTCTTTTCTGCTTAATGTCAAAGTGCACATTATTCTTTGTTATATGGTATAGAATGAGTTATTCTTGTATATCTAGGATAGCAGGATGTCATGCCTTGGGAGtgttgaagatgaaatggaCCGCGTTCATTCCAATTTAGGGGCATGTTTACTTACTTTTTAAGGTATGAGAACGATAAGAGAATAGTATGGGAAGGATAACCAATTGTCCAGATAGGGGATGAACAAGCCCCTCTTGGTAAGGATACCTGGTTAAAATTGGGTATTGAATACATGATTTCAAAGTGGGACCCACTTACTTTTTAATTCCTTGTGTGTTAGAAAGTGCAGGGTGTGTCAGGAATAGGAATGATACACATATCTTGCATTCTCATTCTAGTAAGTAAACATGCCATAGGTCTTATTTGTAGTATGGTCCTATCAAAGGAGTGAAGCGGTCATGTTTTCTTCTAACACTAAACTTAGGTCAGCATTTACTAAGAATGGAGATAAAACAAAACCAGTTTAATAATATACATTTGGCAAGCTGTTTGGGAATTGTCAGAACTGTATTTTAAATCTAAGTGAAGGCATATCTGTCTTTCAAATTGTTTGTAgtattttaagtattttttgaaGAAGTTGGGACTTGTAAATATATTTGAAGGATGAAGGATGATTATTATGAAGTTCtgagtagttttaaatttatgtatttatttagaATGAGCTTGCATATGCGTTCGCGTTTTTATTCTCATTTAGATTATATTTGTGGTTTCCTTGTCTTATGAACAGTTTGATCAACAATCTGAAACTAATTTGTTGCGAGGAACCATCTTTGAGAAGCATCGTCTTTTTTCTACCAGTAGTGCCAGCCATTCTTCGAATGAAGGGATTGAGCAGAAAGAAAAGTAAGTTATTTGCAGTCGAACTGTTCGAAAATTATAATTAGTAATAATGATAGAGGATGCGAGTCTGAGAAGCAGCATAATAGTAGGAGAACAAAGTCAAATGAACTTGCATGCATGATTTAAACATATATCTCCGCATTTTTTTGTGCGAAATTTGTTGCAGTGGTTTATCTTCACCTCATGGCCCTAATTTTCCTTTGAGTGAGATCTGCAGTAAGATTATTATGTTGTTTCTTCACACACAGATGAACTATTTGCAGGATATCTGTGACATTTGTTGATAAGGATGGAGAGGAAAAACATATCAAGGTTCCTACTGGAATGTCTATGCTTGAAGCTGCCCATGAAAATGATATAGAACTTGAAGGCAAGGTTCTGATACTTATTTAATAGTCTTTTTCACCTTAAACCCAAATCTGCTCCATTAATTACTGTCGTCCCCTAGATAGTCGTTCTACCGCATCATTTGTTTCAGGTTTCATAATTTTCATGCGTCTCTCTACTGATAGGACTGATAGGTGTTTGTCAAATCAGtttggaaaatattttttgagtGCTTCAGACTGCATATTTCCTGAAAGGGGAATTTGCAAAAGTACCACCTAGACTAGCAGGGGCATGTGCGGTTACcaccttgaaaaaaaaattggcaacAAATATCTAAACTTCATTTTTGGTGCAAATCTACCACCTTGGTTGGTCGCCATCCATATGCTGCTAAATCAAGTCCTGGTGCCACACACATGAACTGCTCTGAGGACAATTCGGTAAATGTCATCTATATTaattagaagaaaaacaaattaaaaagctGAAAGAATTCAtgaacaaagaaaaaacaaattaaaaaataaagaaattaaaggagttttctttttaaactcCATGATCATCTGAGTTCACCCGCCATTCCAAGTACACCCCACTTTCtaattcaaatttcattacttctAAGAAAACCCAGCAATTGTCCCATAATTACCCCTATACTCTAAAGTCTAAACTATGTCTAAGTTTCAAATAGTAGACTTTTAATGCCTGTTTGAACACTTGGGTAAACTCGGGTTTCAGCTTGAGGCCTGTAAATTTGAATTTGTTGAAAGAAGGTTATCGAAGTTCAATTTCAAACCTGCCATGTTAGAGTCTTCATTATTTGCTCGTTTAATAGAAATTACTTGGCCATTGTCTAGCTGGGCATTGTAGACAGTTCCATTACCTCCTTCACCTACTTCTTGTGATTGAATGACATAGGGTGTTAATGGGGTGGGTGAATTCCTTGAAGGGTGGTGGTCGTAGCATAACTTTTTCAAGCAACAAGTCATTTTGCTATTTTCACActgaaaaaaaagttacaagGGAAATGTGGGGAGAACTTTTGGTGAGTGGAAAGCTCTTAAAGCCCTGTACCCACTGCTCAACTCCGACCTTTCCCATCCTCAGCGCACACTTCCCCTCCACACCCCACTCCTTTATTATTTAATCATTGaggtttattttattcttttgggttttctaaTACAAGGGTAATATTggaattttttaacaaaattttgttgAGTGGGTGCCTAAAGAAAATTATAGGGTGCTCTTAAATTTATTGAACAAATATTTGGATGGAGTTAGGTTGGAGGCGGTACATTCACACAAAGTAGAGAGTTTAGGACAGACACCTCTAATAGTTCAAGTGGTATTTGTGCAAATTTCCCTTTCTTAAAATGGATGAGACTCGGTAACAACCAGAGTCACTACCCTGTCAAATAATTCTTTAATCATATTTGCTGAATCTAATATTCTGTTTATTATCTCATATCAGGA from Pyrus communis chromosome 9, drPyrComm1.1, whole genome shotgun sequence harbors:
- the LOC137745435 gene encoding uncharacterized protein produces the protein MFASQVSRIGVLILKQLSRGKSASITRAGYTSNSYRHYLQPLFDQQSETNLLRGTIFEKHRLFSTSSASHSSNEGIEQKEKISVTFVDKDGEEKHIKVPTGMSMLEAAHENDIELEGACEGSLACSTCHVIVMDVDYYSKLEDPTDEENDMLDLAFGLTETSRLGCQVIAKPELDGIRLAIPAATRNFAVDGYVPKPH